In one window of Drosophila innubila isolate TH190305 chromosome 2L unlocalized genomic scaffold, UK_Dinn_1.0 4_B_2L, whole genome shotgun sequence DNA:
- the LOC117781351 gene encoding serine/threonine-protein kinase TBK1 isoform X2, with amino-acid sequence MSFLRGSLNYVWCTTSVLGKGATGSVFQGVNKTTGESVAVKTFNPYSHMRPADVQIREFEALKKVNHENIVKLLAIEEDQEGRGKVIVMELCTGGSLFNILDDPENSYGLPEHEFLLVLEHLCAGMKHLRDNKLVHRDLKPGNIMKFISEDGQTIYKLTDFGAARELEDNQPFASLYGTEEYLHPDLYERAVLRKSIQRSFTANVDLWSIGVTLYHVATGNLPFRPYGGRKNRETMHQITTKKASGVISGTQLAENGPIEWSTTLPPHAHLSQGLKTLVTPLLAGLLEENREKTWSFDRFFQEVTLILRKRVIHVFFTNRTSSVEVFLEPEEQIDNFRERIFLQTEVPLEKQILLFNNEHLEKKVTPRTIAKAFPTTTTDQPIFLYSNDDNNVQLPQQLELPKFPVFPPNVSVENDASLAKAACSVGHECKRRVDIFTTMDILIKKGVEHFIEMLITTITLLLK; translated from the exons ATGTCATTCCTGCGTGGATCACTAAACTATGTTTGGTGCACAACCAGCGTGCTGGGCAAAGGGGCCACCGGCTCAGTGTTTCAG GGAGTGAATAAGACAACTGGCGAATCGGTCGCTGTTAAGACTTTTAACCCATATAGCCACATGCGTCCTGCTGATGTTCAAATCCGTGAGTTTGAGGCTCTGAAAAAAGTGAACCATGAAAACATTGTGAAGCTGCTGGCGATCGAGGAGGATCAAGAGGGGCGTGGCAAGGTGATTGTTATGGAGTTGTGTACGGGTGGAAGTCTTTTTAATATACTGGATGATCCGGAGAACTCGTATGGCCTGCCAGAACATGAATTCCTTTTGGTACTTGAGCATCTCTGCGCCGGCATGAAACATTTGCGTGACAATAAGTTAGTGCATCGTGATTTGAAGCCTGGCAacattatgaaatttatatcgGAGGATGGCCAAACCATATATAAGTTGACTGACTTTGGTGCTGCGCGAGAGCTCGAAGATAATCAACCGTTTGCCTCGCTCTATGGCACAGAGGAGTATTTGCATCCTGATCTCTACGAGCGTGCTGTGCTCCGTAAATCCATACAACGATCATTTACGGCCAATGTGGATCTGTGGTCCATTGGAGTTACGCTTTACCACGTGGCAACTGGTAATTTACCCTTCAGACCATACGGTGGTCGTAAAAACCGCGAAACAATGCATCAAATAACCACAAAGAAGGCATCTGGGGTCATATCTGGCACCCAGCTAGCCGAGAACGGACCTATAGAGTGGTCCACAACGCTGCCACCACATGCACATCTTTCACAGGGTCTCAAGACACTCGTTACACCATTGCTAGCGGGACTACTGGAGGAGAATCGAGAGAAAACTTGGTCATTTGATCGATTCTTTCAGGAGGTGACACTAATCCTGCGCAAGCGTGTCATTCATGTCTTTTTCACGAACCGGACCAGCTCGGTAGAAGTTTTCCTAGAGCCGGAAGAGCAAATAGACAACTTCCGAGAACGCATTTTCCTGCAAACTGAGGTGCCCctggaaaaacaaatattgttgTTCAACAACGAACATCTGGAAAAGAAAGTTACACCACGTACGATTG CCAAGGCCTTTCCAACCACAACCACGGATCAGCCCATATTCCTGTACAGCAACGATGATAATAATGTTCAATTGCCACAGCAATTAGAGCTGCCTAAATTTCCAGTGTTTCCTCCAAATGTGTCTGTTGAAAATGACGCCAGTTTGGCAAAG GCAGCTTGCAGCGTGGGGCATGAATGCAAACGACGAGTGGATATATTTACAACAATGGACATTCTAATCAAGAAAGGCGTTGAGCACTTCATTGAGATGCTTATTACCACAATTACGCTGCTCTTAAAGTGA
- the LOC117781351 gene encoding serine/threonine-protein kinase TBK1 isoform X1 — MSFLRGSLNYVWCTTSVLGKGATGSVFQGVNKTTGESVAVKTFNPYSHMRPADVQIREFEALKKVNHENIVKLLAIEEDQEGRGKVIVMELCTGGSLFNILDDPENSYGLPEHEFLLVLEHLCAGMKHLRDNKLVHRDLKPGNIMKFISEDGQTIYKLTDFGAARELEDNQPFASLYGTEEYLHPDLYERAVLRKSIQRSFTANVDLWSIGVTLYHVATGNLPFRPYGGRKNRETMHQITTKKASGVISGTQLAENGPIEWSTTLPPHAHLSQGLKTLVTPLLAGLLEENREKTWSFDRFFQEVTLILRKRVIHVFFTNRTSSVEVFLEPEEQIDNFRERIFLQTEVPLEKQILLFNNEHLEKKVTPRTIAKAFPTTTTDQPIFLYSNDDNNVQLPQQLELPKFPVFPPNVSVENDASLAKAACSVGHECKRRVDIFTTMDILIKKGVEHFIEMLITTITLLLKKTKSFDNLLSTVVDYADVVQNMTRVTKGDQELKCLLSSLENVKSDFDGAADVITQMHKHFVTDDELNEQWSSSMHGKKCPCRTRASAQAKYLVERLRDSWQHLLRDRATRTLTYNDEQFHALEKIKVDHNGKRIKQLLQDNVNPAVAQMAECLADWYKLAQTVYLKTQILEKDVRDCERKLYDIRDELYHIKSEQKLDVDTKTISSNNQLAKIEERNRLRIMKQQQLEVMSVMRKNSELITLLSNLGIVNGNVNGS, encoded by the exons ATGTCATTCCTGCGTGGATCACTAAACTATGTTTGGTGCACAACCAGCGTGCTGGGCAAAGGGGCCACCGGCTCAGTGTTTCAG GGAGTGAATAAGACAACTGGCGAATCGGTCGCTGTTAAGACTTTTAACCCATATAGCCACATGCGTCCTGCTGATGTTCAAATCCGTGAGTTTGAGGCTCTGAAAAAAGTGAACCATGAAAACATTGTGAAGCTGCTGGCGATCGAGGAGGATCAAGAGGGGCGTGGCAAGGTGATTGTTATGGAGTTGTGTACGGGTGGAAGTCTTTTTAATATACTGGATGATCCGGAGAACTCGTATGGCCTGCCAGAACATGAATTCCTTTTGGTACTTGAGCATCTCTGCGCCGGCATGAAACATTTGCGTGACAATAAGTTAGTGCATCGTGATTTGAAGCCTGGCAacattatgaaatttatatcgGAGGATGGCCAAACCATATATAAGTTGACTGACTTTGGTGCTGCGCGAGAGCTCGAAGATAATCAACCGTTTGCCTCGCTCTATGGCACAGAGGAGTATTTGCATCCTGATCTCTACGAGCGTGCTGTGCTCCGTAAATCCATACAACGATCATTTACGGCCAATGTGGATCTGTGGTCCATTGGAGTTACGCTTTACCACGTGGCAACTGGTAATTTACCCTTCAGACCATACGGTGGTCGTAAAAACCGCGAAACAATGCATCAAATAACCACAAAGAAGGCATCTGGGGTCATATCTGGCACCCAGCTAGCCGAGAACGGACCTATAGAGTGGTCCACAACGCTGCCACCACATGCACATCTTTCACAGGGTCTCAAGACACTCGTTACACCATTGCTAGCGGGACTACTGGAGGAGAATCGAGAGAAAACTTGGTCATTTGATCGATTCTTTCAGGAGGTGACACTAATCCTGCGCAAGCGTGTCATTCATGTCTTTTTCACGAACCGGACCAGCTCGGTAGAAGTTTTCCTAGAGCCGGAAGAGCAAATAGACAACTTCCGAGAACGCATTTTCCTGCAAACTGAGGTGCCCctggaaaaacaaatattgttgTTCAACAACGAACATCTGGAAAAGAAAGTTACACCACGTACGATTG CCAAGGCCTTTCCAACCACAACCACGGATCAGCCCATATTCCTGTACAGCAACGATGATAATAATGTTCAATTGCCACAGCAATTAGAGCTGCCTAAATTTCCAGTGTTTCCTCCAAATGTGTCTGTTGAAAATGACGCCAGTTTGGCAAAG GCAGCTTGCAGCGTGGGGCATGAATGCAAACGACGAGTGGATATATTTACAACAATGGACATTCTAATCAAGAAAGGCGTTGAGCACTTCATTGAGATGCTTATTACCACAATTACGCTGCTCTTAAA AAAAACAAAGAGCTTTGACAATCTGCTGTCGACAGTAGTTGACTATGCAGATGTGGTGCAGAATATGACTAGAGTG ACCAAGGGAGATCAGGAGCTAAAGTGTCTGCTCAGCTCGCTGGAGAATGTGAAAAGTGATTTCGATGGAGCAGCCGATGTGATAACTCAGATGCACAAACACTTTGTTACAGATGATGAGCTAAA TGAGCAGTGGTCATCATCGATGCACGGCAAGAAGTGTCCGTGCCGTACACGGGCCAGCGCACAGGCCAAGTATTTAGTAGAGCGCTTGCGTGATTCGTGGCAACATCTGCTGCGTGATCGTGCAACACGTACGCTTACTTACAACGATGAACAGTTTCATGCGCTGGAGAAGATCAAAGTGGATCACAATGGCAAGCGTATTAAGCAGCTGCTCCAGGACAATGTTAATCCTGCTGTTGCACAAATGGCTGAGTGCTTGGCCGATTGGTATAAACTCGCACAAACGGTTTACCTAAAGACACAAATATTGGAGAAGGATGTGCGCGACTGTGAGCGCAAATTGTACGACATTCGCGATGAGCTATACCACATAAAGTCTGAGCAGAAGCTCGATGTAGATACTAAAACCATTTCTAGCAATAATCAATTGGCCAAAATTGAGGAACGTAATCGCTTGCGCATtatgaagcagcagcagctggaggtTATGTCCGTGATGAGAAAGAACAGCGAACTGATAACGCTTCTGAGTAATCTAGGCATTGTCAATGGCAATGTAAATGGGAGCTag
- the LOC117780804 gene encoding uncharacterized protein LOC117780804 isoform X2, with the protein MLSLLITIANAIDVALIQPITNIIDSIAAAVYYFFAGSCFIGYCLIQGAGFIWRCLCQFYEVATIVFKECSLFYGELRLVVCDVFDYIYYGTGDGLQLARNISKGIVIFLSNVLIELGNFTLWMLLLLPRAIIAILDYLLLGLQQLGSYVVEIGTHLLHNLFRLSIGIVVLLVLYMYRGYVYICETWTYTDQKLSWLLQKFEVGAPQQSDSSSVRTDQCVVCLERRRNIVLLPCRHLCMCKECSQQLPRFEGGDRCPICRDLVETVMAVYS; encoded by the exons ATGCTTTCATTACTGATAACAATTGCCAATGCCATCGATGTGGCGCTGATTCAACCAATTACGAATATAATTGATTCGATTGCGGCAgctgtatattattttttcgctGGAAGCTGCTTTATTGGCTATTGTCTGATTCAAGGTGCCGGCTTTATCTGGAGATGCCTCTGCCAGTTCTACGAAGTAGCCACAATTGTTTTCAAGGAGTGCAGTCTGTTCTACGGCGAGTTGCGTCTCGTGGTCTGCGATGTCTTTGACTATATTTACTATGGCACAGGAGATGGTCTGCAGCTGGCCCGCAATATTTCAAAAGGAATTGTTATTTTCTTGAGCAATGTGCTCATTGAACTTGGCAATTTTACGCTgtggatgctgctgctgttaccgCGGGCTATCATTGCTATTTTGGACTACCTGCTACTTGGACTTCAACAGTTAGGCAGTTATGTTGTGGAAATCGGCACCCATCTGTTGCACAATCTCTTCCGACTTTCCATCGGCATCGTCGTCCTGCTTGTGCTCTACATGTATCGtggatatgtatatatctgt GAAACATGGACTTACACTGACCAAAAACTGTCCTGGCTACTGCAAAAATTCGAGGTTGGCGCGCCACAGCAGTCAGATTCATCTTCGGTCCGCACGGATCAATGTGTTGTCTGCTTGGAGCGTAGAAGAAACATTGTCCTACTTCCTTGCCGGCATTTGTGCATGTGCAAGGAATGTTCACAGCAGCTGCCTCGCTTCGAAGGCGGAGATCGCTGTCCCATTTGTCGGGATTTGGTTGAGACAGTCATGGCTGTTTACTCATAA
- the LOC117780804 gene encoding uncharacterized protein LOC117780804 isoform X1 yields MLSLLITIANAIDVALIQPITNIIDSIAAAVYYFFAGSCFIGYCLIQGAGFIWRCLCQFYEVATIVFKECSLFYGELRLVVCDVFDYIYYGTGDGLQLARNISKGIVIFLSNVLIELGNFTLWMLLLLPRAIIAILDYLLLGLQQLGSYVVEIGTHLLHNLFRLSIGIVVLLVLYMYRGYVYICVRLLIRKLRHVMLNKMYTALQETWTYTDQKLSWLLQKFEVGAPQQSDSSSVRTDQCVVCLERRRNIVLLPCRHLCMCKECSQQLPRFEGGDRCPICRDLVETVMAVYS; encoded by the coding sequence ATGCTTTCATTACTGATAACAATTGCCAATGCCATCGATGTGGCGCTGATTCAACCAATTACGAATATAATTGATTCGATTGCGGCAgctgtatattattttttcgctGGAAGCTGCTTTATTGGCTATTGTCTGATTCAAGGTGCCGGCTTTATCTGGAGATGCCTCTGCCAGTTCTACGAAGTAGCCACAATTGTTTTCAAGGAGTGCAGTCTGTTCTACGGCGAGTTGCGTCTCGTGGTCTGCGATGTCTTTGACTATATTTACTATGGCACAGGAGATGGTCTGCAGCTGGCCCGCAATATTTCAAAAGGAATTGTTATTTTCTTGAGCAATGTGCTCATTGAACTTGGCAATTTTACGCTgtggatgctgctgctgttaccgCGGGCTATCATTGCTATTTTGGACTACCTGCTACTTGGACTTCAACAGTTAGGCAGTTATGTTGTGGAAATCGGCACCCATCTGTTGCACAATCTCTTCCGACTTTCCATCGGCATCGTCGTCCTGCTTGTGCTCTACATGTATCGtggatatgtatatatctgtGTAAGACTGCTGATCAGGAAACTACGTCATGTGATGTTAAACAAAATGTACACGGCTCTGCAGGAAACATGGACTTACACTGACCAAAAACTGTCCTGGCTACTGCAAAAATTCGAGGTTGGCGCGCCACAGCAGTCAGATTCATCTTCGGTCCGCACGGATCAATGTGTTGTCTGCTTGGAGCGTAGAAGAAACATTGTCCTACTTCCTTGCCGGCATTTGTGCATGTGCAAGGAATGTTCACAGCAGCTGCCTCGCTTCGAAGGCGGAGATCGCTGTCCCATTTGTCGGGATTTGGTTGAGACAGTCATGGCTGTTTACTCATAA
- the LOC117782386 gene encoding LOW QUALITY PROTEIN: probable nuclear hormone receptor HR38 (The sequence of the model RefSeq protein was modified relative to this genomic sequence to represent the inferred CDS: deleted 2 bases in 1 codon; substituted 1 base at 1 genomic stop codon) — MLLLQPNSSFSSLSSFDNFSTQTATTTTATTSAVTAVATSAAHHHHHHHLHHNHNNNHHHRSQQQQLLVQQQQQQQQQQQQQQQQLLLSSASQDTLLSHEEDQLISNLADAAVNHSELFSDLFFPSDSNNSLLSPALEQSVASYQDTQVESSATLIGSSEDITSSIENLTKLTCLREKRLSSIQDQPLTTNSPSSEQDHHSLCLLSLRSSSDPAIALHAQQQQHQQQQQQQQQQQQQQQQQQQQQLQAAQLQLISPIGGPLSCGSSLPSFQETYSLKYNSTSGSSPKQASSSSAAATPTDQILTLKMDEDCFPXPPQEVIAGLSAGPTSLHQLQSQAQQLQQQNNPSSNSNGYNYHGHFNAINGTSNPSPSSSASSLYEYNGVNQNEGFYGQQQQQQGFHHSYNNHNGERYSLPTFPTISELEAATAAAASAATSSSGSIVVVPPLRRASLPVQRSVSPAATAHSPKLAKMTLGSRHAHALQVQLSSAPNSAASSPASGAGGDLMHSQAGRLLQSVSSSSSSCASQLCAVCGDTAACQHYGVRTCEGCKGFFKRTVQKGSKYVCLADKSCPVDKRRRNRCQFCRFQKCLVVGMVKEVVRTDSLKGRRGRLPSKPKSPQESPPSPPISLITALVRSHVDTTPDPSCLDYTHYEEPLDQLASSVGAGAGTGTGAGSGVLGMSEADKVQQFYQLLTNSVDVIKQFAEKIPGYLELTPEDQELLFQSASLELFVLRLSYRARSDDTKMIFCNGTVLHRSQCQRSFGEWLNGIMEFSRSLQNLEIDISAFACLCALTLITERHGLREPKKVEQLQMKIIGSLRDHVTYNAEAQKKQHYFSRLLGKLPELRSLSVQGLQRIFYLKLEDLVPAPSLIENMFVTTLPF; from the exons ATGTTACTGCTGCAACCCAAT AGCTCCTTTAGTTCACTTTCGTCGTTCGACAATTTCTCAACGCAAACCgcgacgacgacaacagcgACGACGTCGGCAGTGACAGCAGTTGCTACAAGTGCcgcacatcatcatcatcatcatcatctgcatcataatcataataataatcacCATCATCgctcacagcaacaacagttgcttgtacagcaacagcaacagcagcaacagcagcagcagcaacaacagcaacagttgctgttaTCTTCAGCCAGCCAGGATACACTGCTGTCCCATGAGGAGGATCAGCTGATCAGCAATCTTGCCGACGCGGCCGTTAATCACAGTGAACTCTTTTCGGATCTATTCTTTCCCTCGGACTCGAACAACTCATTGTTGTCGCCAGCCTTGGAGCAATCTGTGGCGAGTTATCAGGACACGCAGGTGGAGTCGAGTGCCACATTGATTGGCAGCAGCGAGGATATCACCAGTTCCATTGAGAATCTCACCAAATTGACTTGTCTGCGCGAAAAGCGATTGTCCTCCATACAGGATCAACCATTGACCACAAATAGTCCTAGCTCGGAGCAGGATCATCACTCGTTGTGCCTGCTCAGTCTGCGTTCCAGTAGCGATCCTGCCATAGCACTACAcgcccaacagcagcaacatcagcagcagcaacaacagcagcagcaacaacagcagcagcaacaacagcagcagcagcaacagttgcaggcTGCACAGCTGCAATTGATCTCACCAATTGGCGGTCCGCTGTCCTGCGGCAGCAGCTTGCCCAGCTTCCAGGAAACCTACTCCCTCAAGTACAACAGCACCAGCGGCAGCAGTCCCAAGCAAGCTTCCTCTTCCTCggctgctgccacgcccacagatCAGATTCTCACACTCAAAATGGATGAGGACTGTTTCCCTTGACCACCGCAG GAAGTGATTGCTGGTCTAAGTGCTGGTCCAACTTCGCTCCATCAATTGCAGTCGCAAGCgcagcaattgcagcagcagaataatcccagcagcaacagcaatggctACAATTATCATGGACACTTTAATGCCATCAATGGCACTTCCAATCCCTCGCCCAGCTCATCGGCCAGCTCGCTCTACGAATACAATGGTGTTAACCAGAATGAAGGCTTCTatggacagcagcaacaacagcaaggaTTTCATCAT AgttacaacaaccacaatggCGAGCGTTATTCCCTGCCCACCTTTCCCACCATCTCCGAACTGGaagctgccacagcagcagctgcctccGCCGCCACCTCCAGTTCCGGCTCGATAGTTGTTGTGCCGCCCCTGCGTCGTGCCTCGCTGCCCGTCCAACGTTCTGTTTCACCCGCTGCAACCGCACACAGCCCGAAGCTGGCCAAGATGACGCTGGGTTCACGACATGCTCATGCTCTCCAGGTACAGCTCAGCTCGGCGCCCAATTCGGCGGCCAGTTCGCCGGCAAGCGGCGCTGGTGGGGATCTAATGCACTCACAAGCAGGAAGATTGTTGCAGTCGGTGAgctcctcctcatcctcctgCGCCTCGCAGCTTTGTGCCGTGTGTGGCGACACCGCCGCCTGTCAGCACTATGGAGTGCGCACCTGTGAGGGCTGCAAGGGATTCTTCAAGCGCACCGTGCAGAAGGGCTCCAAGTATGTGTGTCTGGCGGACAAGAGTTGCCCGGTGGACAAACGACGGCGCAATCGCTGTCAGTTCTGTCGCTTCCAGAAGTGTCTGGTGGTCGGTATGGTCAAGGAGGTGGTCCGAACCGATTCATTGAAGGGTCGTCGTGGCAGGCTGCCCTCCAAGCCAAAGTCACCACAGGAGTCGCCACCATCGCCGCCCATCTCCTTGATAACAGCTCTGGTGCGTAGTCATGTGGACACGACACCAGATCCCTCTTGCCTGGACTACACACACTACGAGGAGCCGCTCGATCAGCTTGCTTCTTCGgtaggagcaggagcaggaacaggaacaggagcaggtTCAGGTGTACTGGGCATGAGTGAGGCAGACAAGGTGCAACAGTTCTATCAGCTGTTGACCAACTCGGTGGATGTGATCAAGCAGTTTGCCGAGAAGATCCCAGGCTACTTGGAGCTGACACCCGAGGATCAGGAGCTGCTCTTTCAGTCCGCCTCGCTGGAGCTCTTTGTGCTGAGGCTTTCCTATCGTGCTCGCAGCGATGACACCAAGATGATCTTCTGCAATGGCACCGTCCTGCATCGCAGTCAATGTCAGCGATCCTTTGGCGAGTGGCTCAACGGCATCATGGAGTTCAGTCGCAGTCTGCAAAACCTAGAGATTGACATATCGGCCTTTGCCTGCCTCTGTGCGCTCACTCTCATCACAG AGCGTCATGGTTTGCGGGAGCCAAAGAAGGTGGAACAACtgcaaatgaaaatcattGGCAGCCTGCGAGATCATGTCACCTACAATGCGGAGGCGCAGAAAAAGCAGCATTACTTCAGTCGCCTGCTCGGAAAACTTCCTGAATTGCGTTCCCTCAGCGTGCAGGGATTGCAGCGCATATTCTATCTGAAACTGGAGGATCTAGTGCCGGCACCGTCACTCATTGAGAATATGTTCGTCACCACATTGCCGTTCTAG